CCCTGCTGGGGCATGACGTTCAGCCACCAGTCCATGACCCGGCCGGACTTCGAGAAGAAGCGGTGGCCGCCGATGTCGATGCGGTTGCCCTTGTAGCGGACGGTGCGGGAGATGCCGCCGATCTCGCGGCTCGCCTCGAACACGATCGGCTTGACGTCGGTCCGGTCCAGCAGCTCGTAAGCGGCGGTCAGACCGGCGGGTCCGGCACCGATGATGATGGCGCGCTTCATGCGTCAGGACTCCCGTCGAAAGAGGGCGTACTTGCGGGCGAAGAAATTCCAGAACAGCACCACGGCCGTCGCCACCATCTTCGAGAGCAGGTAGTGGAATCCCAGCGACTCGGTGCACTGCCAGATGATGAGCTCGTTGAGACCCAGACCGATCAGGCCGATGAGCCCGAACATCGCGAACTCGACCCACCGGTTGCCCAGCTTCCGGGACGAGAACACCCAGGCGATGCTCAGGGCGTAGTTCGTGCCCAGGCCCAGCAGGAAGGCCAGGCCGGCCGAAACCAGGTAGTGGAGGCCGGCGAACTCCGTCAGGACGTACAGCGAGCCGAAATCGACCAGGAACGCGGCCCCGCCGACGAACAGGTAGCGGAAGAGCTGCACCCAAGTGCTCTCGGTCG
The DNA window shown above is from bacterium and carries:
- a CDS encoding GtrA family protein, yielding MMVPLNSLFRGATESTWVQLFRYLFVGGAAFLVDFGSLYVLTEFAGLHYLVSAGLAFLLGLGTNYALSIAWVFSSRKLGNRWVEFAMFGLIGLIGLGLNELIIWQCTESLGFHYLLSKMVATAVVLFWNFFARKYALFRRES